The Streptomyces cynarae genome contains a region encoding:
- a CDS encoding roadblock/LC7 domain-containing protein: protein MANTETALKEALASIEGATGAALVDYTSGMALGTMGGSKSFDLTVAAAGNTDVVRAKLRTMEHLGLKAQIEDILITLTDQYHLIRLLTGRGGNGLFLYLVLDAKRANLAMARHQLKKIEEELEV from the coding sequence ATGGCCAACACCGAAACCGCGCTGAAAGAGGCGCTCGCCTCCATCGAGGGTGCGACCGGAGCCGCGCTCGTCGACTACACCAGCGGCATGGCCCTGGGCACGATGGGCGGCAGCAAGAGCTTCGACCTCACCGTCGCGGCCGCCGGCAACACCGACGTCGTACGGGCCAAGCTGCGCACCATGGAACACCTCGGCCTCAAGGCCCAGATCGAGGACATCCTGATCACGCTGACCGACCAGTACCACCTGATCCGGCTGCTCACCGGCCGCGGCGGCAACGGCCTGTTCCTCTACCTCGTCCTGGACGCCAAGCGGGCCAACCTGGCGATGGCCCGCCACCAGCTGAAGAAGATCGAGGAAGAACTGGAGGTCTGA
- a CDS encoding MurR/RpiR family transcriptional regulator has protein sequence MSVADSPATRLQALFEGHRLTPTQRRIAHSMVRRAADVPFLSSVELAELAGVSQPSVTRFAVALGFDGYPALRRHLREVAPPEQTAGAGAYNEYQQAVEAEMENLRHLAEALADPQPVHKAGRILAASRPLPVLGLRAAASQAYGFAYFAAKVHPDVRLLDEGGTMLQDRIDAAVRAGASALLCFALPRHPREVVDTLAYAREAGLTVVTVADSAFAPVAKVSDLLLPAAVGTGLAFDTACAPMLLGRVLLEAMCDDLPDAQARLEEFDTRAAARGLFVE, from the coding sequence ATGAGCGTGGCCGACAGCCCTGCCACACGGCTGCAGGCGCTCTTCGAGGGGCACCGGCTCACGCCGACCCAGCGGCGCATCGCGCACAGCATGGTGCGACGGGCCGCCGACGTGCCGTTCCTGTCGAGCGTGGAGCTGGCCGAACTCGCCGGGGTCAGCCAGCCGTCCGTGACCCGCTTCGCGGTCGCTCTCGGCTTCGACGGCTACCCGGCGCTGCGCCGGCACCTGCGCGAGGTCGCGCCCCCGGAACAGACGGCGGGCGCCGGGGCGTACAACGAGTACCAGCAGGCCGTCGAGGCCGAGATGGAGAACCTGAGGCATCTGGCGGAGGCGCTGGCCGACCCGCAGCCGGTGCACAAGGCCGGCCGGATCCTCGCCGCCTCGCGCCCCCTTCCGGTGCTCGGCCTGCGCGCCGCGGCCTCTCAGGCGTACGGCTTCGCGTACTTCGCGGCCAAGGTCCACCCGGACGTCCGGCTGCTCGACGAGGGCGGCACGATGCTCCAGGACCGTATCGACGCGGCCGTACGGGCGGGCGCGAGCGCGCTGCTCTGCTTCGCGCTGCCCCGGCATCCGCGCGAGGTCGTCGACACGCTGGCGTATGCCAGGGAGGCGGGCCTGACCGTGGTCACGGTCGCCGACTCGGCGTTCGCGCCCGTGGCCAAGGTGTCCGACCTGTTGCTGCCGGCCGCCGTCGGTACGGGGCTCGCCTTCGACACGGCCTGTGCGCCGATGCTCCTCGGGCGGGTCCTCCTCGAAGCGATGTGCGACGACCTGCCGGACGCCCAGGCGCGCCTGGAGGAGTTCGACACGCGGGCCGCGGCCCGGGGGCTGTTCGTCGAGTAG
- a CDS encoding helix-turn-helix domain-containing protein — MPGGRLTQQERQQIALGLADGLAYAEIARRLDRPTSTVTREVMRNGGPNAYRADLAHRATERRAHRRRQAAPRGAEAPPQAYGRDPEAVRAYEETLTTVFMQSGTPQMMARVMACLTISDAGSLTASELVQRLQVSPASVSKAIAFLESQELVRRERDERRRERYVVDDEVMYQAMMSSARATAQVAETARQGVGILGPGTPAGARLENTARFLDYVSESLVRAADQAREILHTKAETTSGDTAEPSSDRG; from the coding sequence ATGCCGGGCGGCAGGCTCACTCAGCAGGAACGCCAGCAGATCGCGCTGGGGCTGGCCGACGGGCTCGCCTACGCGGAGATCGCCAGACGTCTCGACCGTCCGACCTCGACCGTCACCCGCGAGGTCATGCGCAACGGCGGCCCCAACGCCTACCGCGCCGACCTCGCCCATCGCGCCACGGAACGCCGCGCCCACCGCCGCAGGCAGGCCGCGCCCCGCGGTGCGGAGGCGCCACCGCAGGCTTACGGACGCGATCCCGAGGCCGTGCGCGCGTACGAGGAGACGCTCACCACCGTCTTCATGCAGTCCGGCACGCCCCAGATGATGGCGCGGGTGATGGCCTGCCTCACCATCAGCGACGCGGGCAGCCTCACCGCGTCCGAACTCGTCCAGCGCCTCCAGGTCAGCCCGGCGTCCGTCTCCAAGGCCATCGCGTTCCTCGAAAGCCAGGAACTCGTGCGCCGGGAACGCGACGAACGCCGCCGTGAGCGCTATGTCGTCGACGACGAGGTCATGTACCAGGCGATGATGTCCAGCGCCCGGGCCACCGCCCAGGTCGCCGAGACCGCACGGCAGGGCGTCGGCATCCTCGGCCCCGGCACCCCGGCCGGCGCCCGCCTCGAGAACACCGCCCGCTTCCTCGACTACGTCTCCGAGAGCCTCGTCCGCGCAGCGGACCAGGCCCGCGAGATCCTCCACACGAAAGCCGAAACGACCTCAGGTGACACTGCCGAGCCGAGTTCGGATCGCGGATAG
- a CDS encoding ATP-binding cassette domain-containing protein produces the protein MTNLAIAANGLRKSYGDKVVLDGVDLAVPEGTIFSLLGPNGAGKTTAVKIFSTLISADAGVIHVGGHDLATDPQAVRAAIGVTGQFSAVDGLITGEENMLLMADLHHLSRREGRRTAAELLERFDLTEAAKKPASTYSGGMKRRLDIAMTLVGSPRIIFLDEPTTGLDPRSRHNMWQIIRELVSDGVTVFLTTQYLEEADELADRIAVLDDGKIAAEGTAEELKRLIPGGHVRLRFADPAAYQSAVLALREVTRDDEALALQLPSDGSQRELRSILDWLDSAGIEADELTVHTPDLDDVFFALTGGGDVPDQSKETVR, from the coding sequence ATGACCAACCTGGCCATCGCGGCGAACGGACTGCGCAAGTCCTACGGCGACAAGGTCGTGCTCGACGGCGTCGACCTGGCCGTTCCCGAAGGAACGATCTTCTCCCTGCTCGGCCCGAACGGCGCCGGCAAGACCACCGCCGTAAAGATCTTCTCGACCCTGATCAGCGCTGATGCCGGCGTGATCCACGTCGGTGGCCATGACCTGGCCACCGACCCCCAGGCGGTCCGCGCCGCGATCGGGGTCACCGGGCAGTTCTCCGCCGTCGACGGCCTGATCACCGGTGAGGAGAACATGCTCCTCATGGCGGACCTGCACCACCTCTCCCGCCGCGAGGGCCGGCGCACCGCCGCCGAGCTGCTGGAGCGCTTCGACCTCACCGAGGCCGCGAAGAAGCCGGCATCCACCTACTCGGGCGGCATGAAGCGGCGCCTCGACATCGCCATGACCCTGGTCGGAAGCCCGCGGATCATCTTCCTCGACGAGCCGACCACCGGCCTCGACCCACGCTCCCGCCACAACATGTGGCAGATCATCCGCGAGCTCGTCTCCGACGGCGTCACCGTCTTTCTCACCACGCAGTACCTGGAGGAGGCGGACGAGCTCGCCGACCGTATCGCCGTGCTCGACGACGGGAAGATCGCCGCCGAGGGCACCGCCGAGGAGCTGAAGCGGCTCATCCCCGGCGGGCACGTGCGACTGCGCTTCGCCGACCCGGCCGCGTACCAGAGCGCCGTCCTCGCCCTGCGCGAGGTCACCCGGGACGACGAGGCACTGGCGTTGCAGCTCCCCAGTGACGGCAGCCAGCGGGAGCTGCGCTCCATCCTCGACTGGCTGGACTCGGCCGGCATCGAGGCGGACGAGCTGACCGTGCACACCCCCGACCTCGACGACGTGTTCTTCGCCCTGACGGGCGGCGGCGACGTCCCCGACCAGTCCAAGGAGACCGTCCGATGA
- a CDS encoding ABC transporter permease: MSSFSLAVRDSSTMLRRNLLHARRYPSLTLNLLLTPVMLLLLFVYIFGDTMSAGIGGGGADRSAYIAYLVPGLLLMTIGSTTIGTAVSVSNDMTEGIIARFRTMAIHRGSVLVGHVVGSVLQSIISVVLVGAVAVAIGFRSTNATALEWIAAFGLLTLFALALTWIAVGMGMVSPNAEAASNNAMPLIFLPLISSTFVPVDAMPGWFQPIAEYQPFTPAIETLRGLLLGSEIGHNGWLAIAWCLALTVLGYLWSKSVFNRDPK; encoded by the coding sequence ATGAGCTCTTTCTCCCTCGCCGTGCGCGACTCGTCCACGATGCTGCGCCGCAACCTGCTGCACGCCCGGCGCTACCCGTCCCTCACGCTGAACCTGCTGCTCACCCCGGTCATGCTGCTGCTGTTGTTCGTCTACATCTTCGGCGACACCATGAGCGCGGGCATCGGCGGCGGCGGCGCCGACCGCTCCGCATACATCGCCTACCTCGTGCCGGGCCTGTTGCTGATGACCATCGGCAGCACCACGATCGGTACCGCGGTGTCCGTGTCCAACGACATGACCGAGGGCATCATCGCCCGCTTCCGCACGATGGCGATCCACCGCGGGTCCGTGCTCGTCGGGCACGTCGTCGGCAGCGTGCTGCAGTCGATCATCAGTGTGGTCCTCGTGGGGGCCGTGGCCGTGGCCATAGGCTTCCGGTCCACGAACGCCACGGCCCTGGAGTGGATCGCGGCGTTCGGGCTGCTCACTCTGTTCGCTCTGGCGCTCACCTGGATCGCGGTCGGGATGGGCATGGTCAGCCCGAACGCCGAGGCCGCCAGCAACAACGCGATGCCGCTGATCTTCCTACCGCTCATCTCCAGCACCTTCGTCCCGGTCGACGCGATGCCGGGCTGGTTCCAGCCGATCGCCGAGTACCAGCCGTTCACGCCGGCCATCGAGACCCTGCGCGGCCTGCTGCTCGGCAGCGAGATCGGCCACAACGGATGGCTTGCGATCGCCTGGTGCCTGGCGCTGACCGTCCTCGGCTACCTGTGGTCGAAGTCGGTGTTCAACCGCGACCCGAAGTAG
- a CDS encoding cystathionine beta-synthase translates to MQFHDSMISLVGNTPLVRLNRVTAGIKATVLAKVEYFNPGGSVKDRIALRMIEAAEQSGELKPGGTIVEPTSGNTGVGLAIVAQQKGYKCIFVCPDKVSTDKINVLRAYGAEVVVCPTAVAPEHPDSYYNVSDRLVRETPGAWKPDQYSNPNNPLSHYHSTGPELWEQTEGKITHFVAGVGTGGTISGTGRYLKDVSDGRVKVVGADPEGSVYSGGSGRPYLVEGVGEDFWPTAYDPTVADEIIAVSDKDSFQMTRRLAREEGLLVGGSCGMAVVAALRVAERLGPDDVVVVLLPDSGRGYLSKIFNDEWMADYGFLEDTGPSARVGDVLKDKEGAIPSLVHMHPDETVGQAIEVLREYGVSQMPIVKPGAGHPDVMAAEVVGSVVERELLAALFTKHASLDDPLEKHMSPPLPQVGSGEPVADLMSVLGAADAAIVLVEGKPTGVVSRQDLLAFLAKGGKQ, encoded by the coding sequence GTGCAATTCCACGACTCGATGATCAGCCTGGTCGGCAACACCCCGCTGGTCAGGCTCAACCGCGTGACCGCCGGCATCAAGGCGACCGTTCTCGCGAAGGTCGAGTACTTCAACCCCGGCGGTTCCGTCAAGGATCGCATCGCCCTGCGCATGATCGAGGCGGCCGAGCAGAGCGGCGAGCTGAAGCCGGGCGGCACGATCGTGGAGCCGACCAGCGGCAACACGGGCGTCGGCCTTGCGATCGTGGCCCAGCAGAAGGGCTACAAGTGCATCTTCGTCTGCCCGGACAAGGTCTCCACCGACAAGATCAACGTGCTGCGTGCGTACGGCGCCGAGGTGGTCGTGTGCCCGACGGCGGTGGCCCCGGAGCACCCGGACTCCTACTACAACGTCTCCGACCGGCTCGTCCGTGAGACCCCCGGGGCCTGGAAGCCCGACCAGTACTCCAACCCCAACAACCCCCTGTCGCACTACCACTCCACCGGCCCCGAGCTGTGGGAGCAGACGGAGGGGAAGATCACCCACTTCGTCGCCGGCGTCGGCACCGGCGGCACCATCTCCGGCACCGGCCGCTACCTGAAGGACGTCAGCGACGGCCGGGTCAAGGTCGTCGGCGCCGACCCCGAGGGCTCGGTGTACTCCGGCGGCTCCGGGCGCCCGTACCTGGTCGAGGGCGTCGGCGAGGACTTCTGGCCGACCGCGTACGACCCCACCGTCGCCGACGAGATCATCGCCGTCTCCGACAAGGACTCCTTCCAGATGACCCGGCGGCTGGCCCGGGAGGAGGGCCTGCTGGTGGGCGGCTCCTGCGGCATGGCCGTCGTCGCCGCCCTGCGGGTCGCCGAGCGGCTCGGTCCGGACGACGTCGTGGTGGTGCTCCTGCCCGACAGCGGACGCGGCTACCTCAGCAAGATCTTCAACGACGAGTGGATGGCCGACTACGGCTTCCTCGAGGACACGGGCCCGAGCGCGCGCGTCGGCGACGTGCTCAAGGACAAGGAGGGCGCCATCCCCTCCCTCGTCCACATGCACCCCGACGAAACCGTGGGCCAGGCCATCGAGGTGCTGCGCGAGTACGGCGTCTCGCAGATGCCGATCGTCAAGCCGGGCGCGGGCCACCCGGACGTGATGGCCGCCGAGGTCGTGGGGTCCGTCGTCGAACGCGAGCTGCTGGCCGCCCTGTTCACCAAGCACGCGTCCCTCGACGACCCACTGGAGAAGCACATGTCCCCGCCGCTGCCGCAGGTCGGCTCCGGTGAGCCGGTGGCGGACCTGATGTCGGTGCTCGGTGCGGCCGACGCGGCGATCGTCCTGGTCGAGGGCAAGCCGACCGGGGTGGTCAGCCGGCAGGACCTGCTGGCGTTCCTGGCCAAGGGGGGAAAGCAGTAG
- a CDS encoding SGNH/GDSL hydrolase family protein, with product MSSMSRARAARRIAAGAAYGGGGIGLVGAAAVGLLVAEVQLAKRHVGNGHSPHPPSADGLYGWGSPRSSAAESGGGHSALGEPPLRLVMLGDSTAAGQGVHRSRQTPGALLASGLAAVAERPVELRVVALPGAQSDDLDRQVALTLAVQDRIPDICVIMIGANDVTHRMPPTRSVRYLSAAVRRLRTAGAEVVVGTCPDLGTIEPVQQPLRWLARRASRQLAAAQTIGVVEQGGRTVSLGDLLGPEFEANPRELFGPDNYHPSAEGYATAAMAVLPTVCAALGLWPAEEERPDASRREGFLPVARAAAEAADEAGTEVAAAMPTGPRGPWALLKRRRRRRLPTPEAAPTTAPEPSV from the coding sequence ATGTCGAGCATGTCGAGGGCGAGAGCGGCCCGGCGCATCGCGGCGGGCGCGGCGTACGGCGGCGGCGGTATCGGCCTGGTCGGGGCGGCCGCCGTCGGGCTGCTGGTCGCCGAGGTGCAGCTGGCCAAGCGCCATGTGGGCAACGGACACAGCCCCCATCCGCCGAGCGCGGACGGCCTGTACGGGTGGGGGTCCCCCCGCTCGAGCGCAGCCGAGAGTGGGGGAGGCCACAGCGCCCTCGGCGAACCACCGCTGAGGCTCGTGATGCTCGGCGACTCCACCGCCGCGGGGCAGGGCGTGCACCGCTCCCGCCAGACGCCCGGGGCGCTGCTGGCGTCGGGGCTGGCGGCGGTGGCTGAACGGCCGGTGGAGCTGCGCGTCGTCGCCCTCCCCGGGGCGCAGTCGGACGACCTGGACCGTCAGGTGGCGCTGACGCTCGCGGTGCAGGACCGGATTCCAGACATCTGCGTCATCATGATCGGCGCGAACGACGTGACGCACCGGATGCCGCCGACGCGGTCGGTGCGGTATCTGTCGGCGGCGGTACGGCGCCTGCGTACGGCGGGCGCGGAGGTCGTCGTCGGCACGTGTCCCGACCTCGGCACGATCGAGCCGGTCCAGCAGCCGCTGCGGTGGCTGGCCCGCCGGGCCTCCCGGCAGCTGGCCGCGGCCCAGACGATCGGGGTCGTGGAGCAGGGGGGCCGGACCGTGTCGCTGGGCGATCTGCTGGGACCGGAGTTCGAGGCGAACCCCCGGGAGCTGTTCGGCCCCGACAACTACCACCCCTCGGCGGAGGGGTACGCCACGGCCGCGATGGCGGTCCTTCCGACGGTGTGTGCCGCGCTCGGCCTGTGGCCGGCGGAGGAGGAGCGCCCGGACGCGTCCCGCCGCGAGGGCTTCCTGCCGGTGGCCCGGGCCGCGGCGGAGGCCGCGGACGAGGCGGGCACGGAGGTCGCGGCCGCGATGCCGACGGGGCCGCGGGGGCCGTGGGCCCTGCTCAAGCGCCGCCGTCGCCGCCGCCTGCCGACACCGGAGGCGGCCCCGACCACGGCCCCGGAACCATCCGTATGA